A single genomic interval of Devosia oryziradicis harbors:
- a CDS encoding SDR family oxidoreductase: protein MADLNGKIVLITAAAQGIGRASVEAFVAAGARVIATDINAGKLAELEGMAGVTTRALDVLDAEAVNQAVAEIGHIDVLFNCAGVVHSGTVLEMSDKDLDFAFDLNIKAQIRTVKAVLPQMLAREDGCIINMATVASSVKGVPNRAAYTISKAAVVGLTKSIAADYTAQGIRVNAICPGTVDSPSLHERWHATGDFEAAKKAFIARQPIGRIARPDEVADLAVYLAGATYTTGQVHIIDGGWTA, encoded by the coding sequence ATGGCTGACCTCAACGGCAAAATCGTCCTCATCACCGCCGCTGCCCAAGGCATCGGCCGCGCCTCGGTCGAGGCATTCGTGGCCGCGGGCGCGCGAGTGATTGCCACCGACATCAATGCCGGCAAGTTGGCGGAGCTCGAGGGCATGGCCGGCGTCACCACGCGCGCGCTCGACGTGCTCGATGCCGAAGCGGTGAACCAGGCGGTGGCCGAGATCGGCCATATCGACGTGCTGTTCAACTGCGCCGGCGTGGTCCATTCCGGCACGGTGCTCGAAATGAGCGACAAGGACCTCGATTTTGCCTTTGATCTCAACATCAAGGCGCAGATCCGCACGGTGAAGGCCGTGCTGCCGCAGATGCTCGCGCGCGAGGATGGCTGCATCATCAATATGGCGACCGTCGCCAGCTCGGTGAAGGGCGTGCCCAACCGCGCCGCCTATACGATTTCCAAGGCCGCCGTCGTGGGCCTCACCAAATCCATCGCTGCCGACTACACCGCCCAGGGCATTCGCGTAAACGCTATCTGTCCGGGCACGGTGGATTCGCCCAGCCTGCACGAACGCTGGCACGCCACCGGTGATTTCGAGGCGGCAAAGAAAGCCTTCATCGCCCGCCAGCCCATAGGGCGCATTGCGCGGCCCGACGAAGTCGCCGATCTCGCCGTCTACCTGGCAGGGGCGACCTATACTACCGGGCAAGTCCACATCATCGATGGCGGCTGGACCGCCTGA
- a CDS encoding YdcF family protein, whose protein sequence is MTLARRAYRIILAMSVFALLIACGLAADVWRYAGVVADTKADAALVLGAAVLGDEPSPVLVERLRHAQQLFEVGDVRAIVVTGGRSPEDELSEAEASRDWLVAQGVPADAIVLENASRTTLENFQLARPILEAHQLGSVLVVSDPLHMRRAMLIAERVGISAAPSPTQTSRYQSWGTTLPFLGRETWFMVQYLMTGR, encoded by the coding sequence ATGACACTTGCCCGCCGTGCCTACCGCATCATCCTGGCGATGAGCGTCTTTGCCTTGCTGATTGCCTGCGGCCTCGCCGCCGACGTGTGGCGCTATGCCGGGGTCGTCGCCGATACCAAGGCTGATGCGGCGCTGGTGCTCGGCGCTGCCGTGCTGGGCGATGAGCCCAGTCCGGTGCTGGTCGAGCGCCTGCGCCATGCGCAGCAATTGTTCGAGGTGGGCGACGTACGCGCCATCGTGGTGACGGGCGGACGAAGCCCGGAAGACGAGCTCAGCGAAGCCGAGGCCAGCCGCGACTGGCTGGTCGCCCAGGGGGTTCCGGCCGACGCCATTGTCCTCGAAAACGCGTCGCGCACCACGCTTGAGAACTTCCAGCTGGCGCGGCCGATCCTGGAGGCCCACCAACTTGGCTCGGTGCTGGTGGTTTCCGATCCGCTCCACATGCGCCGCGCCATGCTCATCGCCGAGCGCGTGGGGATCAGCGCGGCGCCCTCCCCTACCCAGACCAGCCGGTATCAAAGCTGGGGCACCACCCTACCCTTCCTCGGGCGGGAAACCTGGTTCATGGTGCAGTATCTTATGACGGGGCGCTGA
- a CDS encoding mannitol dehydrogenase family protein, whose amino-acid sequence MTRLSAKTLSNVPAGVALPKYDRAQITPGIVHLGIGAFHRAHMAVYVDDLLADNPHWAIVGASLRRPDTKEALEPQDGLYTVAVRDAAGTHPRVIGSILKVLDANTEREELLALMASPQIRIVSLTVTEKGYCHDPATGELDQRHPDIAHDLAIPTAPKSAPGMLVEALARRKAAGIAPFAVMSCDNLPSNGATVKRIVTKFATLRDAALGEWVGKVAFPGTMVDRIVPSTTDADRETVAGLIGAEDAWPIMTEPFTQWVIEDHFPQGRPPFEKVGAQLVEDVEPFERMKLRMLNGSHSTMAYLGYLSGYEYISDVMGDADFVKLIHGLMTEEAMPTLDMPGVDLGAYRDQLLDRFRNPALKHRTWQIAMDGSQKLPQRLLGTIRERLKAGQPFDRLGLGVAAWMRYVTGIDEKGESIDVRDPLAMRMMAIAADAGNDAEALYEGLVALTEVFGTDLGENQVFGETVATHLDELFEVGVKATVAGVVGG is encoded by the coding sequence ATGACGCGACTGAGCGCCAAGACCCTGAGCAATGTTCCAGCTGGCGTGGCCCTGCCGAAATACGACCGGGCCCAGATCACGCCCGGCATCGTCCATCTCGGCATCGGCGCCTTTCACCGGGCGCATATGGCGGTCTATGTCGATGACCTGCTGGCCGACAATCCGCATTGGGCCATCGTCGGCGCCAGCTTGCGCCGCCCGGACACCAAGGAAGCGCTCGAGCCGCAGGACGGGCTCTATACGGTGGCCGTGCGCGATGCCGCCGGTACCCACCCGCGGGTAATTGGTTCGATCCTCAAGGTGCTCGACGCCAATACGGAGCGCGAGGAACTGCTGGCACTGATGGCCAGCCCGCAGATTCGGATTGTTTCGCTCACAGTCACCGAGAAGGGCTATTGCCACGATCCGGCGACGGGCGAGCTCGATCAGCGCCACCCCGATATTGCCCATGACCTCGCCATTCCGACGGCGCCCAAATCGGCGCCGGGCATGCTGGTCGAAGCACTGGCGCGGCGCAAGGCGGCGGGCATTGCCCCCTTTGCGGTAATGAGCTGCGACAACCTGCCGAGCAATGGCGCTACGGTGAAACGGATCGTCACCAAATTCGCCACCCTGCGCGATGCGGCGCTGGGCGAGTGGGTCGGCAAGGTTGCCTTCCCCGGCACCATGGTCGATCGCATCGTGCCTTCGACGACAGATGCCGATCGTGAGACGGTCGCCGGCCTGATCGGCGCCGAGGATGCCTGGCCGATCATGACCGAGCCCTTCACCCAATGGGTGATCGAGGACCATTTTCCCCAGGGCCGTCCGCCCTTCGAAAAGGTGGGTGCGCAGCTGGTGGAGGATGTCGAGCCTTTCGAGCGCATGAAGCTAAGAATGCTCAATGGCAGCCACTCGACCATGGCCTATCTCGGCTATCTCTCAGGCTACGAGTACATCTCCGACGTGATGGGCGACGCCGATTTCGTCAAGCTGATCCACGGCCTGATGACCGAGGAGGCCATGCCGACGCTCGACATGCCCGGCGTCGACCTCGGCGCTTACAGGGACCAATTGCTCGATCGCTTCCGCAACCCCGCCCTCAAGCACCGCACCTGGCAGATCGCCATGGATGGGTCGCAGAAGCTGCCGCAGCGCCTGCTGGGTACGATCCGCGAACGTTTGAAGGCAGGGCAACCCTTTGACCGGCTCGGCCTCGGGGTGGCGGCATGGATGCGCTACGTCACCGGCATCGACGAGAAAGGCGAAAGCATCGACGTCCGCGATCCGCTGGCCATGCGCATGATGGCGATTGCGGCCGATGCAGGGAATGACGCCGAGGCGCTCTATGAGGGGCTGGTGGCGCTGACCGAAGTGTTCGGCACGGACCTGGGCGAGAACCAGGTCTTCGGCGAGACCGTGGCGACCCATCTCGACGAACTGTTCGAGGTGGGCGTGAAGGCAACTGTGGCGGGGGTTGTGGGCGGCTGA
- a CDS encoding sugar kinase — protein sequence MAQQRFVSIGECMIEMSGGEDRQYRLGYAGDTLNTAWYMRALLGKDWSVDYFTGLGEDRYSGDIRAFLEANNIGTDHIRTVPGRRPGLYMIHQEKGDRHFTYWRDTSAAKLLADDKGALHAAVAGASMVYFSGITLAILAPRARGRLLGAIVKARDAGARIAFDTNLRPALWTSPRVMAGVLTAAASLCDIVLPTHTDEAPLFGDKSVDETAERYLELGVEEVVVKDGAGEALIATASERVKVAPKPGAKVVDATGAGDSFNGAYLSSRLAGKSLREAAEEGHRVAGVVIGQKGALVDPKLLG from the coding sequence TTGGCACAGCAGCGCTTCGTCAGCATCGGGGAATGCATGATCGAGATGAGCGGCGGCGAGGATCGCCAATATCGCCTCGGCTATGCCGGCGATACGCTCAATACGGCCTGGTACATGCGCGCGCTGCTGGGCAAGGACTGGTCGGTCGATTATTTCACCGGGCTGGGCGAAGACCGCTATTCCGGCGATATCCGCGCCTTTCTCGAAGCCAACAATATCGGCACCGACCATATCCGCACCGTGCCAGGCCGCCGTCCCGGCCTCTACATGATCCACCAGGAAAAGGGTGATCGCCACTTCACCTATTGGCGCGATACCTCGGCCGCAAAGTTGCTGGCCGATGACAAGGGCGCGCTGCATGCCGCCGTCGCCGGCGCCAGCATGGTCTATTTCTCCGGCATTACCCTCGCCATCCTCGCGCCGCGCGCCCGCGGCCGCCTGCTCGGCGCCATCGTCAAGGCGCGCGATGCCGGCGCCAGGATTGCCTTCGACACCAATCTGCGGCCCGCGCTCTGGACCAGCCCACGCGTCATGGCGGGGGTGCTCACCGCCGCGGCCAGCCTCTGCGACATCGTCTTGCCCACCCACACCGATGAGGCGCCGCTGTTCGGCGACAAATCCGTGGACGAGACGGCCGAGCGGTATCTCGAGCTCGGGGTGGAGGAAGTCGTGGTCAAGGACGGCGCGGGCGAGGCATTGATTGCCACTGCGTCGGAACGCGTCAAGGTGGCCCCCAAGCCTGGCGCCAAGGTGGTCGACGCCACCGGGGCCGGCGACAGCTTCAATGGCGCCTATCTGTCTTCCAGGCTGGCCGGCAAGTCGCTGCGCGAAGCCGCCGAAGAGGGCCATCGCGTCGCGGGCGTCGTCATCGGGCAGAAAGGTGCATTGGTCGATCCCAAGCTGCTGGGTTGA
- a CDS encoding ABC transporter ATP-binding protein produces MSRKKLDFRADAYRNVLGFTFRRWAGRPALIAVICVLVITSTLAEVMVPVFSGQIVDAIAGGQNSAAAEAVRAFMIVVGLGLASVVLRWFIFQGVIRLTIRMMAELVNDGFYRVQRFSTDWHANSFAGSTVRKITRGMWALDSLNDLLLVMLLPSFVMLVGASVILGSYWPVMGLIVALGSIIYIAVTVMLSMGFVSPAASLANAWDTKLGGALADAVSCNSVVKAFGAEEREETRMKHVLHKWDIRTRRTWKRGTLSGTIQGFMMVTMQAGILGTGLVMWQRGLATPGDITFVLAMFFVLQGYLRDVGQHIRNLQRAVNDMEELVALDRTPLGIDDANGAKPIAIGKGEIAFDHVTFQYGAHPTPLYRDFSVRIAPGERVGLVGHSGSGKTTFVKLIQRLYDVKSGTISIDGQNIAQVRQSSLRSQIAIVQQEPILFHRTLAENIAYARPDATRAEIELAAKQANAHDFILDLPKGYETLVGERGVKLSGGERQRVAIARAFLADAPVLILDEATSSLDSESEVQIQEAMERLMVGRTTLVIAHRLSTVRALDRLLVFDKGRIVEEGDHAELIRLSGGIYRRLFERQALELTKGLKIA; encoded by the coding sequence ATGAGTCGCAAGAAACTCGATTTCCGCGCCGATGCCTATCGCAACGTGCTCGGGTTTACGTTCCGTCGCTGGGCCGGCCGGCCGGCGCTTATCGCCGTCATCTGCGTGCTGGTGATTACCTCGACGCTCGCCGAAGTCATGGTGCCGGTTTTTTCCGGCCAGATCGTCGACGCCATTGCCGGCGGGCAGAACTCGGCTGCCGCCGAGGCTGTGCGCGCCTTCATGATCGTGGTGGGCCTGGGCCTGGCCAGCGTCGTCCTGCGCTGGTTCATCTTCCAGGGCGTGATCCGCCTCACCATCCGCATGATGGCCGAGCTGGTTAATGACGGCTTCTACCGGGTGCAGCGCTTCTCCACCGACTGGCATGCAAATAGCTTTGCCGGCTCCACCGTCCGCAAGATCACCCGCGGCATGTGGGCGCTCGATTCGCTCAACGACCTGCTGCTGGTCATGCTGTTGCCCTCCTTCGTCATGCTGGTCGGCGCCAGCGTGATCCTGGGTTCCTATTGGCCGGTCATGGGGCTGATCGTGGCTCTGGGCTCGATCATCTACATCGCCGTCACGGTCATGCTTTCCATGGGTTTCGTCTCGCCGGCCGCGAGCCTGGCCAATGCCTGGGACACCAAGCTGGGCGGCGCGCTGGCCGATGCGGTGAGCTGCAACTCGGTGGTCAAGGCCTTTGGCGCCGAGGAGCGGGAAGAGACCCGGATGAAGCATGTGCTGCACAAGTGGGATATCCGCACGCGCCGCACCTGGAAGCGCGGTACGCTGAGCGGCACCATCCAGGGCTTCATGATGGTGACCATGCAGGCCGGCATCCTGGGCACGGGCCTGGTGATGTGGCAGCGGGGGCTCGCGACGCCTGGCGACATCACCTTCGTGCTCGCCATGTTCTTCGTGCTGCAGGGCTACCTGCGCGACGTGGGCCAGCATATCCGCAACCTGCAGCGCGCAGTCAACGACATGGAAGAACTGGTGGCGCTCGACCGGACGCCCCTGGGCATCGACGATGCGAATGGCGCCAAGCCGATCGCCATCGGCAAGGGCGAGATCGCCTTCGACCATGTCACCTTCCAGTATGGCGCCCATCCGACGCCGCTCTATCGCGATTTCTCGGTTCGCATCGCGCCGGGCGAACGCGTTGGCCTGGTCGGCCATTCGGGCTCGGGCAAGACGACCTTCGTCAAGCTGATCCAGCGGCTTTACGACGTGAAGTCTGGCACGATCAGCATCGACGGGCAGAACATCGCCCAGGTCAGGCAGTCGAGCCTGCGCAGCCAGATCGCCATCGTGCAGCAGGAGCCGATCCTGTTCCACCGCACCCTGGCCGAGAATATCGCCTATGCCCGTCCCGACGCCACGCGCGCCGAGATCGAGCTGGCGGCAAAGCAGGCCAATGCACATGACTTCATTCTCGACCTGCCCAAGGGCTACGAGACCCTGGTCGGGGAGCGCGGCGTGAAGCTCTCCGGTGGCGAGCGGCAGCGCGTCGCCATCGCCCGGGCCTTCCTGGCCGATGCGCCGGTGCTGATCCTGGACGAAGCGACGTCGAGCCTCGATAGCGAGAGCGAGGTGCAGATCCAGGAGGCGATGGAACGACTGATGGTCGGCCGCACCACGCTGGTCATCGCGCACCGACTGTCGACGGTGCGGGCGCTCGACCGGCTGCTGGTCTTCGACAAGGGCCGGATCGTCGAGGAAGGCGATCATGCCGAGCTGATCCGGCTCAGCGGCGGCATCTATCGCCGGCTGTTCGAGCGGCAGGCGCTGGAGCTGACCAAGGGTCTCAAGATCGCTTGA
- a CDS encoding aminopeptidase yields the protein MTIDPVKLDKLAQVAIKVGLQLAEGQDLIMTAPMTAAPLVRRITEHAYKAGAGLVTTIYSDEESTLARYKHANSASFDKAAGWLYSGMAEAFRNNAARLAISGDNPMMLAGQDPEKVTRAMRANSAAYKPALQLITGFDINWNIVSYPTASWAKLVFPNDSEEEAVSKLADAIFKASRVDQDDPIAAWAEHNANLKKRWTWLNGKAFSALKYTGPGTDLTVGLADGHRWKGGASEAKNGITCNPNIPTEEVFTTPHKLRVEGHVAGTKPLSHNGALIEDMQARFEGGRLVEFKSSKNQDLFNKVLDTDEGGRRLGEVALVPHSSPISASGILFFNTLYDENASCHIAQGQCYSDCFVNGKDLTQDQISAQGGNTSNIHIDWMIGSDKIDIDGVHADGSTEPVMRGGEWAN from the coding sequence ATGACCATCGATCCCGTCAAGCTCGACAAGCTCGCCCAGGTTGCCATCAAGGTGGGCCTGCAACTGGCGGAAGGCCAGGATCTGATCATGACCGCGCCGATGACGGCGGCGCCGCTGGTCCGCCGCATCACCGAGCATGCCTACAAGGCCGGCGCCGGGCTGGTGACCACCATCTACTCGGACGAGGAATCGACCCTCGCCCGCTACAAGCACGCCAACAGCGCCAGCTTCGACAAGGCGGCCGGCTGGCTCTATTCGGGCATGGCCGAAGCCTTCAGGAACAATGCCGCGCGCCTCGCCATATCCGGCGACAACCCCATGATGCTGGCCGGGCAGGACCCCGAAAAGGTGACCCGCGCCATGCGTGCCAATTCGGCGGCCTATAAGCCGGCGCTCCAGCTCATCACCGGGTTCGACATCAACTGGAACATTGTTTCCTACCCGACCGCGTCCTGGGCCAAGCTGGTCTTCCCCAATGACAGCGAAGAAGAGGCGGTGAGCAAGCTGGCCGACGCCATCTTCAAGGCGAGCCGAGTCGACCAGGACGACCCGATCGCGGCCTGGGCCGAGCATAATGCCAATCTGAAGAAGCGCTGGACCTGGCTCAACGGCAAGGCGTTCTCGGCGCTCAAATATACCGGCCCGGGCACCGACCTGACCGTGGGTCTTGCCGATGGCCACCGCTGGAAGGGCGGCGCTTCGGAAGCCAAGAACGGCATTACCTGCAACCCCAACATCCCCACCGAAGAGGTGTTCACCACGCCGCACAAGCTGCGTGTCGAGGGCCATGTAGCCGGTACCAAGCCGCTCAGCCACAATGGCGCGCTGATCGAGGACATGCAGGCCCGCTTCGAAGGCGGACGGCTGGTCGAGTTCAAGTCGAGCAAGAACCAGGACCTGTTCAACAAGGTGCTCGATACCGACGAGGGCGGGCGCCGCCTGGGCGAAGTGGCGCTGGTGCCGCATTCCTCGCCGATCTCAGCCTCCGGCATCCTGTTCTTCAACACGCTCTACGACGAAAACGCCTCCTGCCACATCGCGCAGGGGCAGTGCTATTCGGACTGCTTCGTCAACGGCAAGGACCTGACCCAGGACCAGATCAGCGCCCAGGGCGGCAACACCTCCAACATCCATATCGACTGGATGATCGGCAGCGACAAGATCGACATCGACGGCGTCCATGCCGATGGCAGTACCGAGCCGGTGATGCGCGGCGGCGAGTGGGCCAACTGA
- a CDS encoding VOC family protein, producing MIDTSVQTNVRSKPILPLSTTLGPVHIAVTDRAKALAIWQDVVGLDLIEETANLLVLGAGGKPLIALETSATRPVVPRTIGLYHVAIHVPSRADLAQMAVRALQRNVRISPTDHLVSEAIYLWDLDGNGIEITFETPWRGTLGDPDKGQTYAVTAEGKPHSGREPIDLDGLLGELGPAPQLAARMPDGTRIGHVHVHVNDLHRAMDFYRDVVGFAGFLLISSFGMGDVGLDYMPHTLAFNIWSGPNAALPPAGAAGLRWFTIVLPDAATLDGVKARLSAAGAPISAVDGGIETADPFGNRIRMLLSA from the coding sequence ATGATCGACACATCCGTACAGACCAATGTCCGGTCCAAGCCCATCCTGCCGCTGAGCACGACGCTCGGACCGGTGCACATCGCCGTCACCGATCGCGCCAAGGCGCTGGCCATCTGGCAGGACGTCGTCGGGCTCGACCTGATCGAGGAAACAGCCAACCTGCTGGTGCTCGGCGCCGGCGGCAAGCCGCTGATCGCGCTGGAAACCAGTGCGACCCGGCCCGTCGTGCCGCGCACCATCGGGCTCTATCATGTGGCCATCCACGTGCCCTCGCGCGCCGACCTGGCGCAGATGGCGGTGCGGGCGCTGCAGCGCAATGTGCGCATTTCGCCGACCGACCACCTCGTTTCCGAGGCGATCTACCTGTGGGACCTGGATGGCAATGGCATAGAGATCACCTTCGAAACGCCCTGGCGCGGCACCCTGGGCGATCCCGACAAGGGCCAGACCTATGCGGTGACGGCAGAGGGCAAGCCCCATTCGGGGCGCGAGCCCATCGACCTGGACGGGCTTCTCGGCGAACTCGGACCGGCGCCGCAGCTGGCCGCGCGCATGCCTGATGGAACTCGCATCGGCCACGTGCACGTGCATGTCAACGACCTGCACCGCGCCATGGATTTCTATCGCGATGTCGTCGGCTTTGCCGGCTTCCTGCTGATCTCGTCCTTCGGCATGGGCGATGTCGGGCTCGACTATATGCCCCACACGCTGGCCTTCAACATCTGGTCGGGACCCAATGCCGCCCTGCCGCCGGCCGGTGCCGCAGGGTTGCGCTGGTTCACCATCGTGCTGCCCGACGCGGCGACGCTTGATGGCGTGAAGGCCCGGTTATCCGCGGCCGGCGCCCCGATTTCAGCCGTGGACGGCGGTATCGAGACCGCAGACCCGTTCGGCAACCGCATCCGGATGCTGCTGTCGGCCTGA
- a CDS encoding IclR family transcriptional regulator: MDEGDRYRAPALDKGLDILELLARTDDGLSQAEIAKALARSPNEIYRMLDRLLRRDFVRRTPEDRYEITLKLFELAHAKPPLHRLISQATPVLRRFSVQAEQAVHLVVQDRNTLVVAAQFDGPGYWNVSIRVGSRIRPVTTGSGHVFLAFATPEERAMMLEAQDPGNPQKMPPGLETRLAGIAAQGYESMPSAQTAGVFNLSVPIFGPMGGILAVVTCPYTQRLDRSDAPDMQQALDLLQAAGRELSRRTKE; this comes from the coding sequence ATGGATGAGGGTGACCGCTATCGCGCCCCGGCGCTGGACAAGGGGCTCGACATTCTCGAGCTGCTGGCCCGCACCGATGACGGACTGAGCCAGGCCGAAATCGCCAAGGCGCTCGCGCGCTCGCCCAACGAGATCTACCGCATGCTCGACCGGCTCCTGCGCCGCGACTTTGTCCGCCGCACCCCGGAAGACCGCTACGAAATCACCCTCAAGCTGTTCGAGCTGGCCCACGCCAAGCCACCGCTGCACCGGCTGATCAGCCAGGCCACCCCGGTCTTGCGCCGCTTTTCGGTCCAGGCCGAGCAGGCGGTGCACCTGGTGGTGCAGGACCGCAATACCCTTGTCGTGGCGGCCCAGTTCGACGGGCCCGGCTACTGGAATGTTTCGATCCGCGTCGGCTCGCGCATCCGCCCGGTCACCACCGGTTCGGGCCACGTTTTTCTGGCCTTCGCCACGCCCGAGGAGCGGGCCATGATGCTGGAGGCGCAGGACCCGGGCAATCCGCAGAAAATGCCGCCCGGGCTCGAGACGCGGCTGGCCGGGATCGCCGCGCAAGGCTATGAAAGCATGCCCAGCGCGCAGACGGCCGGCGTGTTCAATCTTTCGGTGCCGATCTTCGGGCCGATGGGGGGCATTCTGGCGGTGGTCACCTGCCCCTATACGCAGCGGCTCGACAGGTCCGACGCGCCTGACATGCAGCAGGCGCTCGACCTGCTGCAGGCCGCCGGCCGGGAGCTGTCGCGGCGGACCAAGGAGTAA
- a CDS encoding DUF924 family protein, translating into MRSPDDILRFWFVDHGMDDWFGGKPEFDALLKAEFAQTHAEVAMGEAWRWRETPKGRLAEIIVLDQFSRQLHRGEAAAFAQDKMALVLAQEMVGQGLDKAMSFFERMFILLPYMHSESAVIQAESMRLHTALNDEKILDFATKHHDCIARFGRYPFRNKALGRQSTPEELAYMEEAGQRGF; encoded by the coding sequence ATGCGTTCCCCTGACGATATCCTGCGCTTCTGGTTCGTCGATCACGGCATGGACGACTGGTTCGGCGGCAAGCCGGAATTCGACGCCCTATTGAAGGCGGAGTTCGCCCAGACCCACGCCGAAGTGGCGATGGGCGAGGCCTGGCGCTGGCGCGAGACGCCAAAGGGCAGGCTGGCCGAGATCATCGTGCTCGATCAGTTCAGCCGGCAGTTGCATCGCGGCGAGGCTGCCGCCTTTGCGCAGGACAAGATGGCGCTCGTGCTGGCTCAGGAGATGGTCGGGCAGGGGCTGGACAAGGCCATGAGCTTTTTCGAGCGCATGTTCATCCTGCTGCCCTACATGCATTCGGAATCAGCGGTGATCCAGGCGGAATCCATGCGGCTGCATACCGCGCTCAACGACGAGAAGATTTTGGATTTCGCCACCAAGCACCATGACTGCATTGCCCGCTTCGGGCGCTACCCCTTCCGCAACAAGGCGCTGGGCCGGCAAAGCACACCCGAAGAGCTGGCCTATATGGAAGAGGCCGGACAGCGCGGATTTTAG
- a CDS encoding zinc-binding alcohol dehydrogenase family protein yields the protein MRAISCAAPGELALVDIERPELKPGWVRVGIRHIGICGTDYHIYEGKHPFLQYPRIMGHELSGVVLDANGATTLADGDAVVINPYLPCYQCPACVEGKTNCCETLSVLGVHRDGGMAEEIVMPEVNLYPAEGLSLRDAAMVEFLAIGAHAVRRTELKPGWRVLVVGGGPIGLGVAFFARIAGADVTVLDAAADKLEAAHGFGFGAATLDEREGPVFKARMGTGFDAVFDATGAIPAMNQAIGYCRNGGALTLVGVVKGTLAWEDPEIHRRELTIRASRNATREDFDHVAESIRNGSVPTDRLATHTTSFEDVPVNLPKWAHDRNGLIKAIITV from the coding sequence ATGCGGGCTATTTCCTGTGCGGCGCCGGGCGAGCTGGCTTTGGTGGATATCGAGCGGCCCGAACTCAAGCCGGGCTGGGTACGCGTGGGCATTCGCCACATCGGCATCTGCGGCACCGACTACCACATCTACGAAGGCAAGCACCCTTTCCTGCAATATCCGCGCATCATGGGGCACGAACTGAGCGGGGTGGTGCTCGATGCCAATGGCGCCACCACGCTGGCCGACGGCGATGCGGTGGTGATCAATCCATACCTGCCCTGCTACCAGTGCCCGGCCTGTGTCGAAGGTAAGACCAATTGCTGCGAGACGCTGTCGGTGCTGGGCGTGCATCGCGATGGCGGCATGGCCGAGGAAATCGTCATGCCCGAGGTCAATCTCTACCCTGCCGAGGGCCTGAGCCTGCGTGATGCGGCCATGGTGGAATTTCTCGCCATCGGCGCCCACGCCGTGCGTCGCACCGAGCTCAAGCCCGGCTGGCGCGTCCTGGTGGTGGGCGGTGGCCCGATCGGCCTGGGCGTCGCGTTTTTTGCCCGTATCGCCGGCGCCGACGTGACCGTGCTCGACGCGGCGGCTGACAAGCTGGAGGCCGCGCATGGTTTCGGTTTCGGCGCGGCGACGCTCGACGAGCGCGAAGGGCCGGTCTTCAAGGCGCGCATGGGCACCGGCTTTGATGCGGTGTTCGACGCGACCGGCGCCATCCCCGCCATGAACCAGGCCATCGGCTATTGCCGCAATGGCGGCGCGCTGACGCTGGTGGGTGTGGTCAAGGGCACCCTGGCCTGGGAGGATCCCGAGATCCATCGGCGTGAACTGACCATCCGCGCCTCGCGCAATGCGACGCGCGAGGATTTCGACCACGTGGCCGAGTCCATCCGCAATGGCAGCGTGCCGACCGACCGGCTCGCCACTCACACGACAAGCTTCGAGGACGTGCCGGTCAACCTGCCCAAATGGGCCCATGACCGGAACGGGCTGATCAAGGCCATCATCACCGTCTAG